Proteins encoded within one genomic window of Oryza brachyantha chromosome 7, ObraRS2, whole genome shotgun sequence:
- the LOC102703050 gene encoding uncharacterized protein LOC102703050 gives MASSSVAAMPHDSTPWRDPSRPSRTRRFFNILVPQPQPPRFADEDAAAAGAAAAAAAEPTPRRRRQILDRWAAAAAAAAATASAEAPAPQEQRRRAREAELNALASATRPVAARAAVFREPSPAPSDASSTTAGAGAGPAELPPAGPRASSLIQRWREIEAVGPATPRPCGDPASDSDGGSPRGRVVCIVKKLSGTSSLPDDELDAASKEVALSQSAPPSPAPMRAAVDAPSTAGINCPRPTQLVVRTVRGRRAMEELVAMMAHRRRCEVAAVAERHVVSRFAHKGRIQSMLRLRLLRQGVKVKDEVWTLPRPVRPRFLKSEPEACIIRNDNKYTDVQDAANFVQENNGKCIADDQHKDAHVLAEKSNDSGNKQYDGHKNTSGNQYQEGCVNMVKLCAQNQEYSEASSFVRYDEHSTVDDVSPSTISTLRELCTPSSRGDTLREEDNQSLNGSWEERALWISSLGWPAPVDAMSPDSWNQDTIENHTQIEFNDRPWIDSPNSWRSLCVATQADSRALSGNADICNLLESKKVSKSLESDFSNKMNNLLLTILHKQRQQHMIDDFEGYYNERLYWRQNDEPQNVNQEVSAPCSLAPVSHLGIHQQESWQHSTFEHQHHENQNFLEMEVRVRSEMAQVHHEIYELRKLVESCIASQVKIQHSIKEEVCSALREAGLMPSQPDTTAKRGSCCICHQTQVDSLLYRCGHMCTCFNCADQLKSSSRSCPICQSPIEDVVRAHMNF, from the exons ATGGCATCCTCTTCGGTGGCAGCCATGCCGCACGACTCCACGCCATGGAGGGACCCCTCCAGGCCCTCCAGGACCCGGAGGTTCTTTAACATCCTCGTCCCGCAGCCCCAGCCGCCGCGATTCGCCGATGAGgatgctgctgccgccggcgccgccgcggcggcggcggcggagcccaCGCCGAGGCGCAGGAGGCAGATACTGGATCGGTGGGcggcggctgccgccgccgccgccgccacggcgtccGCGGAGGCGCCCGCGCCGCAGGAGCAGAGGCGgcgggcgagggaggcggagcTGAACGCGCTGGCGTCGGCCACCCGCCCCgtggccgcccgcgccgccgtgttcCGGGAGCCGTCCCCGGCGCCGTCGGacgcgtcgtcgacgacggcgggggcgggggcgggccCCGCGGAGCTCCCTCCCGCGGGGCCGCGTGCGTCGTCGCTGATCCAGCGGTGGCGGGAGATCGAGGCGGTGGGGCCCGCCACGCCGCGGCCCTGCGGCGACCCGGCCTCCGACTCCGACGGGGGCTCGCCCCGGGGCCGCGTCGTGTGCATCGTCAAGAAGCTCAGTGGGACGTCGTCGCTCCCCGACGACGAGCTGGACGCGGCCAGTAAGGAGGTCGCGCTTTCGCAGTCCGCgcccccgtcgccggcgccgatgcGCGCCGCGGTGGACGcgccctccaccgccggcatCAACTGCCCAAGACCCACGCAGCTGGTCGTCCGGACAGTTCGTGGCCGCCGGGCAATGGAGGAGCTCGTCGCCATGATGGCCCATCGCCGGAGGTGCGAGGTCGCCGCGGTCGCCGAACGCCACGTCGTGTCTCGGTTCGCGCACAAAGGCAGGATCCAG TCCATGCTTCGTCTTAGGCTGTTGCGTCAAGGAGTTAAAGTTAAGGATGAAGTTTGGACTCTACCAAGACCAGTCAGGCCACGCTTTCTGAAAAGTGAGCCTGAGGCCTGTATCATAAG AAATGATAACAAGTACACGGATGTACAAGATGCTGCTAATTTCGTTCAAGAAAATAATGG CAAGTGCATTGCTGATGACCAACATAAGGATGCCCATGTTTTGGCTGAGAAATCTAATGATTCTGGCAACAAACAATATGATGGGCACAAGAACACCAGTGGAAATCAATATCAGGAAGGTTGTGTAAACATGGTAAAATTGTGTGCCCAGAATCAGGAATATTCTGAGGCATCAAGCTTCGTGAGGTATGATGAGCATAGTACTGTCGATGATGTCTCGCCAAGTACCATAAGCACATTGCGCGAACTTTGCACACCATCCTCAAGAGGTGATACTCTACGAGAGGAAGACAACCAAAGCCTTAATGGCTCTTGGGAAGAGAGGGCTTTATGGATAAGTAGCCTTGGTTGGCCGGCACCAGTAGATGCCATGAGTCCAGACAGTTGGAATCAAGACACAATTGAGAATCACACTCAGATTGAGTTTAATGATCGCCCCTGGATAGACTCCCCTAACTCATGGAGATCATTGTGCGTTGCCACACAAGCAGACAGCCGTGCTTTGTCTGGCAATGCTGACATTTGTAATCTTCTTGAGAG CAAAAAGGTGTCAAAGTCTCTTGAGAGTGATTTTAGCAATAAAATGAACAACCTCTTGCTAACAATATTGCACAAACAAAGGCAACAACACATGATTGATGATTTTGAAGGATATTACAATGAGCGCTTATACTGGAGGCAGAATGATGAACCCCAGAATGTCAATCAGGAGGTCTCTGCACCATGTTCTTTAGCACCTGTCTCCCATCTTGGCATCCACCAGCAAGAAAGCTGGCAGCATTCTACATTTGAACATCAACATCACGAAAACCAAAATTTCCTT GAAATGGAAGTCAGGGTTAGAAGTGAAATGGCACAGGTTCATCATGAAATATATGAACTAAGGAAGTTGGTGGAAAGTTGTATTGCATCCCAAGTAAAGATCCAGCACTCTATTAAAGAGGAGGTGTGCAGTGCACTTCGTGAAGCAG GGTTGATGCCAAGCCAACCTGACACAACAGCAAAAAGGGGAAGCTGCTGCATCTGCCATCAAACACAAGTTGACTCTCTACTTTACAG GTGTGGACATATGTGCACCTGTTTCAACTGCGCCGATCAGCTGAAATCAAGCAGCAGGAGTTGCCCAATCTGCCAATCTCCTATTGAGGATGTTGTTCGGGCGCATATGAATTTTTGA
- the LOC121054993 gene encoding uncharacterized protein LOC121054993 produces MARNTVFQQASHVGEEEEPEERQIAVDPFSLRQFSQLNIDGPLPIPSVSVDHRYRHDVPHPHRPALFAGASSSVPCSAATSPRRLSAVVAPPTRWDAHLPVMAAPPTGVASSKALAVMAPPRAAMSRSRSCAGAPEADMEDDEFDVILSLSERKASAPQRWGSDVPLIGAGDSADDSTGYAMADGRGKNGRRRKAKRGGEAAPFTCCPFLPGLGARRTAKHPHPAAARTSSSCSSPATTFHSVGSGGGCVESDPGTARPSTMSLAVSLERFDCGSCSASSLSGLALDGEPPSSSAYFDLPLELILGCDGDDEGDLPVHAAFMFDSDGIRKSVLRKGVRRAAAAAAARPSVGRMSTDGSGRISARHVRFSLTSGSAPTSTPSYASGVLAGDH; encoded by the coding sequence ATGGCGCGAAACACCGTGTTCCAACAAGCGAGCCatgtcggcgaggaggaggagcccgaGGAGAGGCAGATCGCCGTCGACCCCTTCTCGCTCCGCCAGTTCTCCCAGCTCAACATCGACGGGCCGCTGCCCATCCCTTCCGTCTCCGTCGACCACCGCTACCGCCACGACGTGCCGCACCCGCACCGGCCGGCTCTGTTCGCCGGCGCCAGCTCCAGCGTGCCGTGCTCcgccgcgacgtcgccgcggcgCCTGTCCGCCGTGGTTGCGCCTCCCACCAGATGGGACGCGCACCTGCCGGTCATGGCGGCTCCGCCTACGGGCGTAGCGTCGTCGAAGGCGCTGGCGGTCATGGCGCCTCCCAGGGCGGCGATGTCGAGGAGCAGGTCCTGCGCCGGCGCCCCGGAGGCGGATATGGAGGACGACGAGTTCGACGTCATCCTTTCGCTGTCGGAGCGCAAGGCGAGCGCACCGCAGCGGTGGGGCAGCGACGTGCCTCTCATCGGTGCTGGCGACAGCGCCGATGACTCGACAGGCTACGCCATGGCGGACGGGCGCGGCAAGAACGGCCGACGCCGAAAGGCGAAGCGCGGAGGGGAAGCGGCGCCGTTCACGTGCTGCCCCTTCCTCCCAGGGCTCGGCGCCAGGAGGACGGCCAAGCATCCACACCCCGCTGCGGCGCGCACGTCGTCATCGTGTtcctcaccggcgacgacgttcCACagcgtcggcagcggcggcggctgcgtgGAGTCCGACCCAGGCACGGCGCGGCCGAGCACCATGTCGCTTGCCGTGTCGCTCGAGCGGTTCGACTGCGGCTCGTGCTCGGCGTCCTCGCTCTCCGGCCTGGCCCTCGACGGCGagccgccctcgtcgtcggcgtacTTCGACCTGCCGCTGGAGCTCATCCTTggatgcgacggcgacgacgagggagaCCTGCCGGTGCACGCCGCGTTCATGTTCGACAGCGACGGCATAAGGAAGAGCGTGCTCAGGAAGGGCGtgcgccgcgcggcggcggcggcggcggcgcggccgtcaGTGGGGAGGATGTCGACGGACGGGTCAGGGCGCATCTCGGCCCGCCATGTGAGGTTCTCGCTGACGTCAGGGTCTGCGCCGACATCGACGCCGTCGTACGCGTCCggcgtcctcgccggcgatcATTAG
- the LOC102718190 gene encoding GTPase activating protein 1-like: protein MAAAAAAHKEEVIGKLNVRVMRASNLVIADPLTKTSDPYVVLSYGSQKVKTSVQKKNMNPVWNEVLQLSVTNPTKPVKLEVFDEDKFTRDDSMGVAEFNVTDIYDAAKLDLNHVTDRAMIKTIYPVGVNYLGAESHVSWRDGKVVQDIILELAKVESGVIVLQLEWVHVVPGVTL from the exons atggcggcggcggcggcggcgcacaagGAGGAGGTGATCGGGAAGCTCAACGTCCGCGTCATGCGGGCCTCCAACCTCGTCATCGCCGACCCGCTCACCAAGACCAGCGACCCCTACGTCGTCCTCTCCTACGGCTCCCAG AAAGTGAAGACCAGCGTCCAGAAGAAGAATATGAATCCTGTCTGGAATGAAGTGCTGCAGCTCTCAGTCACAAATCCTACCAAGCCAGTAAAACTT GAAGTTTTTGATGAGGACAAATTCACAAGGGATGACAGCATGGGCGTAGCTGAGTTCAATGTAACTGACATCTACGATGCTGCTAAGCTGGATCTGAATCATGTAACTGACAGGGCCATGATCAAGACAATCTACCCAGTTGGGGTGAACTACCTTGGCGCCGAGAGCCACGTTTCATGGAGGGATGGCAAGGTAGTCCAGGACATCATTTTGGAGCTGGCGAAGGTTGAAAGTGGCGTGAtcgtgctgcagctggagTGGGTTCACGTCGTCCCAGGTGTTACCCTGTAA